Proteins encoded by one window of Aspergillus puulaauensis MK2 DNA, chromosome 4, nearly complete sequence:
- a CDS encoding MCT family MFS transporter (COG:G;~EggNog:ENOG410PJXR;~InterPro:IPR020846,IPR011701,IPR036259;~PFAM:PF07690;~TransMembrane:12 (i40-60o80-100i112-129o135-157i169-188o200-222i242-259o279-300i307-327o333-355i367-387o399-419i);~go_function: GO:0022857 - transmembrane transporter activity [Evidence IEA];~go_process: GO:0055085 - transmembrane transport [Evidence IEA]): MSSHPPVDIPESSQSLPEKDPPEVTVNDESRAPEYPDGGVRAWGVAFGTAGIMFSTLGYVNSWGVYQAYYHTHQLHDESASAISWIGSLQSFFLFGSSLVGGPLFDRYGAKVIYPPTLVFVFTIFMTSLCKEYYQFMLAQGVLGGVSQGLIMSPAMAATPQYFNKKRGTAMGIAVAGSSIGGVILPIALNRMLTKTNLGFGWSVRIEAFLILGVLAVSCPLVRARVPPRKSNFLLPQAFKELHYTSLVIGAWFTFLGLYPPLFYLPSYGIAQGMSPTLAFYLSAILNAASFPGRIIPAVLSDKFGRLNTFAGAGITTGVLTLCWQRVVGNAGVIVFTALFGFFSGAIISGSTVALTSCTKEAKNIGTYMGMGMAFISISGLIGPPISGALNDTKLGYDAISIFSGLASLIGGLFVFFAVKPLSGLALLSRG; the protein is encoded by the exons ATGTCGAGCCATCCACCCGTGGACATACCCGAGTCCTCGCAGTCGCTTCCTGAAAAGGACCCGCCTGAAGTCACGGTAAACGACGAGTCTAGAGCTCCTGAATATCCGGATGGAGGTGTGAGAGCCTGGGGAGTGGCCTTTGGCACTGCTGGAATCATGTTTTCCACTCTGGGCTACGTGAACTCATGGGG TGTTTACCAGGCATACTACCATACTCACCAGCTCCATGACGAGTCTGCCTCCGCGATTTCCTGGATCGGCTCCCTCCAGtcgttctttcttttcggatCCTCCCTCGTCGGTGGCCCACTCTTCGATCGATATGGCGCGAAGGTCATCTACCCGCCGACGCTTGTATTCGTGTTTACGATCTTCATGACAAGCCTGTGCAAGGAATACTACCAGTTCATGCTTGCACAGGGCGTTCTCGGCGGTGTCTCGCAGGGTCTCATTATGTCACCTGCTATGGCAGCAACACCCCAGTACTTCAACAAGAAGCGCGGCACGGCCATGGGTATCGCTGTTGCAGGGTCATCCATTGGCGGCGTTATACTTCCGATTGCTTTGAATAGGATGCTCACCAAGACTAATCTCGGCTTTGGGTGGTCTGTTCGCATAGAAGCCTTCCTCATTCTGGGTGTCCTGGCCGTTTCCTGCCCTCTGGTTAGGGCCCGGGTGCCCCCGCGGAAGAGCAACTTCTTACTGCCGCAAGCATTTAAAGAGTTGCACTATACCTCTCTTGTTATAGGTGCATGGTTCACTTTCCTCGGGCTTTATCCCCCACTCTTCTATCTTCCATCATACGGGATTGCCCAGGGAATGAGTCCGACGCTTGCCTTTTATCTCAGCGCCATCCTCAATGCCGCCTCGTTCCCTGGGCGTATCATCCCTGCAGTCCTATCCGATAAATTCGGCAGGCTCAATACTTTTGCCGGTGCTGGAATAACCACGGGTGTACTCACATTGTGCTGGCAGCGGGTAGTGGGCAATGCCGGGGTTATCGTCTTCACCGCGTTATTTGGATTCTTTTCCGGGGCGATCATCTCTGGTTCAACCGTTGCTCTCACATCGTGCACCAAGGAAGCAAAAAATATCGGCACATACATGGGTATGGGAATGGCCTTTATTTCGATCTCGGGGTTGATTGGACCTCCCATCAGCGGCGCATTGAATGATACGAAACTGGGCTATGATGCAATTTCGATATTTTCAGGCCTGGCCTCGTTGATCGGAGgcctttttgttttctttgccgTTAAGCCACTGAGCGGTCTTGCGCTTTTGTCTAGGGGGTGA
- a CDS encoding flavin-containing monooxygenase (COG:Q;~EggNog:ENOG410PFFP;~InterPro:IPR020946,IPR036188;~PFAM:PF07992,PF13450;~go_function: GO:0004499 - N,N-dimethylaniline monooxygenase activity [Evidence IEA];~go_function: GO:0050660 - flavin adenine dinucleotide binding [Evidence IEA];~go_function: GO:0050661 - NADP binding [Evidence IEA];~go_process: GO:0055114 - oxidation-reduction process [Evidence IEA]), protein MGSISPSPPTLDALIVGAGFGGIYQLKNLRSNNYTVKLVDSASDFGGVWYWNRYPGARVDSPVPHYEFSDPDLWHDWSFKQRFPGSQEIREYFAYVDKKWDLKRDVEFDTVIVGAVFDEERSVWRVTSSSGKVFVARYLLLNTGFAAKRHIPDWKGIGSFKGTWIHPSYWPKKEDEPDLRGKKVAVIGTGSTGVQLAQELIQVAGEFVLFQRTPNLALPMKQINYNQGEQQEIVPKESYPALFDGRRESFPGFDYGFTPRCTFDDTPEERKEMYEELWKHGDFHYWLASYQDMMFNQEANKEAYEFWKSKVRPRIQDPRLRDILAPEIQPHGFGCKRISLENGFYEIFNQANVSLVDVNATPILEVTERGIKTTEKEWEFDYIVFATGFDAVTGGLLQMGLQGRGGQSLQEKWKNGTKTYLGMAVSGFPNMFFTYGPQAPTALCNGPTCAEYQGDFIIGVLNHMKERGLERIEASADAEDAWGEDIRKFASATLLPETDSWYMGANIPGKLREPLVYFGGVPNYYATLESCRKGGYTEFHQV, encoded by the exons ATGGGTTCCATCtctccaagcccaccaaCCCTCGACGCCCTAATAGTCGGCGCCGGCTTCGGCGGAATCTACCAACTCAAGAACCTCCGCTCCAACAACTACACCGTGAAACTCGTCGACAGCGCCTCCGACTTCGGCGGCGTGTGGTACTGGAACCGGTACCCCGGCGCAAGAGTCGACAGCCCCGTACCGCACTACGAATTCTCAGACCCAGATCTGTGGCACGACTGGTCATTTAAGCAGCGGTTCCCCGGTAGCCAGGAGATAAGGGAGTACTTTGCGTATGTGGACAAGAAGTGGGACTTGAAGAGGGATGTGGAGTTTGATACGGTTATTGTTGGTGCGGTGTTTGATGAGGAGAGGAGTGTTTGGAGGGTTACCAGTAGCAGTGGGAAGGTGTTTGTTGCGAGATATCTGTTGCTGAATACGGGTTTTGCGGCGAAGAGACATATACCTGACTGGAAGGGGATTGGGTCTTTCAAAGGGACATGGATCCATCCTTCATACTGGCCGAAGAAAGAGGACGAGCCGGATCTGCGTGGGAAGAAGGTCGCTGTTATTGGGACTGGGTCTACGGGCGTGCAGCTCGCGCAGGAACTCATCCAGGTGGCGGGTGAATTCGTGCTGTTCCAGAGAACGCCGAATCTGGCTTTACCTATGAAGCAGATCAATTACAACCAGGGCGAGCAGCAGGAAATAGTCCCTAAGGAGTCATATCCGGCCTTGTTCGATGGCCGGCGGGAGAGCTTCCCTGGGTTCGATTACGGCTTCACGCCGCGGTGTACGTTCGATGATACGCCTGAAGAGCGAAAGGAGATGTATGAGGAGCTTTGGAAACATGGAGACTTTCATTACTGGCTTGCTTCGTACCAGGATATGATGTTCAATCAGGAGGCGAACAAAGAGGCCTACGAGTTCTGGAAGAGCAAGGTTCGACCCCGGATTCAGGATCCGAGGTTGAGAGATATCCTCGCTCCAGAGATCCAGCCACATGGGTTTGGGTGTAAGAGGATTTCCCTGGAGAATGGCTTCTACGAGATATTCAACCAGGCCAATGTCTCACTTGTGGACGTCAATGCCACTCCGATACTGGAGGTCACCGAGCGAGGTATCAAGACGACTGAGAAGGAGTGGGAGTTCGATTATATTGTCTTCGCGACTGGCTTTGACGCCGTTACTGGCGGTCTGTTGCAGATGGGTCTTCAGGGGAGAGGTGGCCAGAGTCTGCAagagaagtggaagaatggCACCAAGACGTACCTTGGGATGGCAGTCTCAGGGTTCCCAAACATGTTCTTCACGTATGGTCCACAGGCACCCACTGCCCTGTGTAATGGGCCAACCTGCGCGGAGTATCAGGGAGACTTTATCATTGGGGTCCTGAACCATATGAAGGAACGGGGTCTCGAGCGTATTGAGGCTTCGGCTGACGCCGAGGACGCGTGGGGTGAGGATATCCGGAAGTTTGCCAGCGCTACTTTGCTGCCTGAGACGGATTCA TGGTACATGGGAGCGAACATCCCTGGGAAGCTCCGCGAGCCTCTGGTCTACTTTGGGGGTGTCCCGAACTACTATGCGACTCTCGAGAGCTGTCGAAAGGGAGGATATACAGAGTTTCATCAAGTGTAA
- a CDS encoding Zn(II)2Cys6 transcription factor (COG:K;~EggNog:ENOG410PMRV;~InterPro:IPR036864,IPR007219,IPR001138;~PFAM:PF00172,PF04082;~TransMembrane:2 (o261-278i309-326o);~go_function: GO:0000981 - DNA-binding transcription factor activity, RNA polymerase II-specific [Evidence IEA];~go_function: GO:0003677 - DNA binding [Evidence IEA];~go_function: GO:0008270 - zinc ion binding [Evidence IEA];~go_process: GO:0006351 - transcription, DNA-templated [Evidence IEA];~go_process: GO:0006355 - regulation of transcription, DNA-templated [Evidence IEA]) — MQPAQRALPPSANQKQRRATIACTACRQSKIKCSGDEPCVNCRRRLLKCQFSEGNNKILVSERYLRGLQKQAYNWQRATGVKRPREECFRFDEDTGTSHPVNESGAAEELLGPRPEGSPVPPAAELSCNIWTSPFTLPTTVFKNAGQEQRKWIWLAPFSPWSLTARLIVMLTDKLHPDSANSLPQLFLDGEIYPLVWDQVKAPGPPNTSDLPSLDYALYLFQIVRFRLGQAYRFFEEDSFVSQIHRFYDSRLSADATEPRFWFVQFLMVLALGNAFIARPRNQKDPAGSKYFVRAMSAMPTNISTGKDSLLAIEALALVGLYLYAIDHREASHVHVGHAIRIAQLEGMHTQLPEEVLGATTVARCRNLWWSLYILDRHFSPSLGLPVTLQDSDITTLINPLASNLQNMTFSLQVRITRMFSFIIGTIYKTEKTPLATFLDITRGILETMAKYAEEIENMINVNFHGSRDNVPKEMRHTILQYHQCVIAATRPLLLSVLKERLEKLGRAEEDWQKFLALPKSLISTGIKSAEKTLQIIGDENGLLETFLPFDLEMTYAAALYLTLSNALFFPSSADTDRAYSRAAHEILDELVLSGNRVAGARKRELTRIEGLFQEFARRVEQEGLRLLTLSDQGLPDATQLNVDINTNAPAEMGLVSAAALQTPSSSSNAASTLFHGHGHANPSSVEPVDSAPAPASVEFLESIGISSYEFLSIVEQIDHPGISVGELDVRPDLLGPGDGTGSFG; from the exons ATGCAGCCTGCGCAGCGAGCACTGCCCCCCAGTGCTAATCAGAAACAAAGGAGGGCGACGATTGC GTGCACTGCTTGCCGCCAGAGCAAAATCAAGTGCTCCGGGGACGAACCCTGTGTCAATTGCCGACGACGTTTGCTTAAGTGTCAGTTTTCCGAAGGCAATAACAAGATACTAGTATCTGAACG GTATCTTCGCGGTCTGCAAAAGCAGGCATACAACTGGCAGCGGGCGACCGGCGTCAAACGCCCTCGAGAAGAGTGTTTCCGTTTCGATGAAGACACTGGAACAAGCCATCCTGTAAACGAgtctggagctgctgaagagcTTCTCGGCCCCAGGCCCGAAGGGTCGCCAGTTCCACCTGCTGCCGAGCTGTCCTGCAATATCTGGACAAGCCCTTTCACGCTTCCCACAACGGTCTTCAAGAATGCCGGCCAGGAACAGCGAAAGTGGA TATGGCTCGCTCCATTCTCGCCGTGGTCTCTCACGGCTCGACTGATCGTGATGTTGACCGATAAACTCCATCCGGACTCTGCCAACAGCCTGCCCCAATTGTTCTTGGACGGAGAGATATATCCTCTGGTCTGGGACCAGGTAAAAGCCCCAGGCCCTCCCAATACCAGCGACCTGCCATCCCTCGATTACGCTCTCTATCTCTTCCAGATAGTCCGCTTCCGTCTCGGCCAGGCATACAGGTTCTTCGAGGAAGACTCATTCGTCTCCCAAATCCATAGATTCTACGATAGTCGGCTAAGTGCAGATGCGACGGAACCTCGATTCTGGTTTGTTCAGTTTCTTATGGTCCTTGCACTTGGAAATGCATTCATTGCGAGGCCGCGGAACCAAAAGGACCCCGCTGGGTCGAAGTACTTTGTGCGCGCCATGTCCGCTATGCCAACAAATATCTCCACCGGAAAGGATAGTCTCCTTGCTATAGAGGCACTGGCGTTGGTTGGACTGTATCTGTATGCAATTGACCACAGAGAGGCATCACATGTACAT GTTGGCCATGCAATACGAATCGCCCAGCTGGAAGGAATGCATACCCAGCTTCCGGAGGAAGTTCTCGGGGCTACAACTGTGGCCCGATGCCGTAACCTCTGGTGGTCTCTATATATCCTCGACCGTCACTTCTCTCCATCCTTAGGCCTCCCAGTTACCCTACAAGACAGCGACATAACGACCTTGATAAACCCGCTGGCCTCGAATCTGCAGAACATGACATTCAGCCTTCAAGTGAGAATAACGCGGATGTTTTCATTTATTATCGGCA CCATATACAAAACCGAAAAGACGCCACTTGCCACGTTCCTAGACATAACTCGCGGGATCTTAGAGACAATGGCCAAATACGCAGAGGAAATCGAAAATATGATCAATGTCAATTTCCATGGGTCTAGAGACAATGTACCCAAAGAGATGCGACACACGATTCTTCAATACCACCAG TGCGTTATAGCAGCTACAAGACCACTCCTTCTATCCGTCCTCAAAGAACGCCTAGAGAAACTGGGccgagcagaagaagactggCAGAAATTCCTAGCTCTCCCCAAATCCCTGATTTCCACCGGCATCAAGTCCGCCGAGAAGACACTCCAGATAATCGGCGATGAAAACGGCCTGCTTG AAACATTCCTCCCCTTCGACCTCGAAATGACCTACGCCGCCGCTCTATACCTAACCCTCTCCAACGcactcttctttccctcgaGCGCAGATACAGACCGGGCATACAGCCGCGCCGCCCACGAAATCCTAGACGAGCTCGTCCTGTCCGGAAACCGGGTCGCAGGCGCGCGGAAACGCGAGCTGACCCGGATCGAAGGGCTATTTCAGGAATTCGCTAGACGGGTAGAGCAGGAGGGACTCCGTCTTTTGACCCTGTCAGACCAGGGCCTTCCGGATGCCACGCAGTTAAATGTGGATATTAATACGAATGCGCCTGCTGAGATGGGATTGGTTTCTGCGGCTGCACTCCAGActccgtcgtcgtcgtcgaatGCAGCCTCTACACTGTTCCACGGACATGgacatgcgaatcccagtTCGGTAGAACCGGTGGATtcggctccggctccggctAGTGTTGAGTTTCTGGAGAGTATTGGAATCTCGTCGTATGAGTTTCTTTCGATCGTGGAGCAGATTGATCATCCTGGGATTTCGGTTGGGGAGTTGGATGTTAGGCCGGATTTGCTGGGTCCTGGGGATGGGACTGGGTCTTTTGGGTGA
- a CDS encoding uncharacterized protein (COG:E;~EggNog:ENOG410QDKW;~InterPro:IPR004841;~PFAM:PF13520,PF00324;~TransMembrane:12 (i39-58o64-84i104-123o143-167i179-196o228-246i267-288o326-347i368-387o399-420i441-463o475-494i);~go_component: GO:0016020 - membrane [Evidence IEA];~go_process: GO:0055085 - transmembrane transport [Evidence IEA]), translated as MEPLKEKSSDVALDPGTPHGQVDEIDGLERRLENKHIQLIAIGGSIGTALFITIGNGLAAGGPASLLIAYVVYCFVLGCINNCIAEMTVLHPVSGGFIRLAGNWVDDALGFMVGWNFFIYEALMVPFEITAINLTLGYWRDDIPVAAVCAACIVLYGLINILAVSAFGEAEFWLSTGKVLLIFILFFFTFVTMVGGNPQHDAYGFRHWNTPGPFAASRTSGDLGRFEGFLACVWSAAFCIVGPEYISMAAAEAKHPRIYIKAAFKTIYWRFILFFVMGALCVGIVVPWDNPTLQAILNGESNKSGAGASPYIIAMSNLGIGVLPHIVNALLVSCIFSAGNTLTYCATRSLYGLALDGRAPKILTKTRRGVPIVAFAVVMCFPFLSFLQMSENSSQVLTWLVSLVTAGALIDYLVICITYLRFHGACKAQGLNRDSLPYKGYFQPYSAYVGIFAMVLILLFYGYTAFAPWSVEKFFQNYTMQIVAPILYFGWKLVKRTKIRSLKDVDLVWTRPVVDAYEATTTEKPVGFWTEILQAFYLKKKDKTPREVVDA; from the exons ATGGAGCCCCTGAAGGAGAAATCCTCCGATGTAGCCCTCGACCCCGGCACCCCCCATGGCCAAGTCGACGAGATCGACGGCCTCGAGCGCCGCCTCGAAAATAAGCACATCCAGCTCATAGCCATTGGCGGCTCAATCGGCACTGCCCTGTTCATCACCATCGGGAACGGCCTGGCCGCTGGCGGACCCGCCAGCCTGCTCATCGCGTATGTCGTATACTGCTTCGTGCTCGGCTGCATCAATAACTGTATCGCCGAGATGACCGTCCTGCATCCTGTCTCTGGAGGCTTCATCCGCCTCGCTGGGAACTGGGTCGACGACGCACTCGGCTTTATGGTCGGCtggaacttcttcatctACGAAGCGCTCATGGTGCCGTTTGAGATCACGGCCATTAACTTGACACTGGGGTACTGGAGAGACGATATTCCTGTTGCCGCAGTGTGTGCCGCGTGCATTGTTCTCTATGG ACTGATTAATATTCTCGCCGTCTCTGCCTTTGGCGAGGCCGAGTTCTGGCTGTCCACAGGAAAGGTCCTCTTGATCTTCatcctgttcttcttcaccttcgtcaCCATGGTCGGTGGAAACCCTCAGCACGACGCCTATGGCTTCCGGCACTGGAACACCCCAGGGCCCTTTGCAGCATCACGAACCTCTGGTGATCTCGGGCGCTTTGAAGGCTTCCTCGCCTGCGTCTGGTCTGCTGCCTTCTGCATCGTCGGCCCCGAGTACATCTCCAtggccgccgccgaagcaaAGCACCCGCGCATCTATATCAAAGCCGCCTTCAAGACCATCTACTGgcgcttcatcctcttcttcgtcatgggCGCCCTCTGCGTCGGCATCGTCGTGCCCTGGGACAACCCAACCCTCCAGGCCATCCTCAACGGCGAAAGCAACAAGTCCGGCGCCGGCGCATCCCCctacatcatcgccatgtcCAACCTAGGCATCGGCGTCCTCCCGCACATCGTCAACGCCCTCCTCGTCAGCtgcatcttctccgccggcaATACACTGACATACTGCGCCACCCGCTCCCTCTACGGCCTCGCCCTCGACGGCCGCGCCCCCAAGATCCTCACCAAAACCCGCCGCGGCGTCCCCATCGTCGCCTTCGCAGTCGTCATGTGcttccccttcctctccttcctccagATGTCCGAGAACTCCTCCCAGGTCCTCACCTGGCTCGTCTCGCTCGTCACCGCCGGTGCCCTAATCGACTACCTCGTCATCTGCATCACCTACCTCCGCTTCCACGGCGCCTGCAAAGCACAGGGCCTAAACCGCGATTCACTCCCCTACAAGGGCTATTTCCAGCCGTACAGCGCTTATGTGGGGATCTTCGCCATGGTCCTTATCCTGCTGTTCTATGGATATACGGCCTTTGCGCCGTGGAGCGTGGAGAAGTTTTTCCAGAACTATACGATGCAGATTGTAGCGCCGATTCTGTATTTCGGGTGGAAGCTTGTCAAGCGGACGAAGATTCGCAGTCTGAAGGATGTGGATCTTGTTTGGACCAGGCCGGTTGTTGATGCTTATgaggcgacgacgacggagaAGCCTGTTGGGTTCTGGACGGAGATTCTGCAGGCGTTttatttgaagaagaaggataagaCGCCGAgggaggttgtggatgcttga
- a CDS encoding uncharacterized protein (COG:S;~EggNog:ENOG410PXZA), with protein sequence MSAWPFSQPLAFRGRVPEEGGGAGPDPPVASYESGDSMADEALPQRRSPNIGTSVAINIDSGAYAIPICLLDGTGILEYATRVLPHRGAQLTLPYVNGDIGYTIIHYLFTGAYRTEEPEDVIDIPIAQLEYIRSVKVYHVAKLYSLHKLCRHAKANMRRWEKHVALVDILSIVVENYPSVSNDFWLPIYLTRIITNQFQEDETLFTQKGFLDCFGKAVDFDRFLAGVMAETYSERLAAVRRGPPPVEIYNRPEFVIPSPPPQGPIEPWIPQPQHTDPDFPPVKIEYRVLDRWAPLTQIYPFYDNAEPRSSQSSDSMVITRSSSLG encoded by the exons ATGTCGGCTTGGCCATTTAGCCAGCCTTTAGCATTCAGGGGCCGTGTCCctgaggagggtggtggtgctggtccTGATCCCCCCGTGGCCAGTTATGAGTCCGGGGATTCCATGGCAGACGAAGCACTGCCTCAACGAAG AAGTCCCAATATAGGCACGTCAGTCGCCATCAATATCGACAGTGGTGCTTATGCCATTCCTATATGTCTTCTCGACGGGACCGGAATCCTTGAATACGCCACTCGCGTCCTACCTCATCGTGGCGCACAGCTAACACTGCCTTATGTAAATGGGGACATCGGGTATACCATCATTCACTACCTATTCACTGGCGCTTACCGAACCGAAGAGCCAGAAGATGTTATTGATATCCCGATTGCACAGTTGGAGTACATTCGAAGCGTCAAGGTCTACCATGTCGCCAAACTCTACAGCCTCCACAAGCTCTGCAGGCACGCAAAGGCAAACATGCGAAGGTGGGAGAAACATGTTGCGCTGGTTGATATTCTCAGCATAGTGGTTGAGAATTACCCATCGGTATCCAACGACTTCTGGCTCCCTATCTACCTTACCCGCATTATCACCAACCAGTTTCAGGAAGACGAAACACTCTTCACGCAGAAGGGCTTCTTGGATTGCTTTGGTAAGGCGGTGGACTTTGATCGCTTCCTCGCAGGGGTTATGGCCGAGACATATAGCGAAAGGCTAGCTGCTGTCCGACGTGGGCCGCCCCCTGTAGAGATCTATAACAGACCCGAGTTTGTAATTCCAAGCCCCCCGCCGCAGGGACCTATAGAACCCTGGATACCCCAGCCTCAACATACGGATCCCGACTTTCCTCCAGTGAAGATCGAGTACAGGGTCCTTGATCGCTGGGCGCCTCTGACGCAAATTTATCCATTTTATGATAACGCAGAGCCCCGTTCCTCTCAATCGTCTGACTCGATGGTTATCACACGAAGTTCGAGCTTGGGCTGA
- a CDS encoding mandelate racemase/muconate lactonizing enzyme family protein (COG:S;~EggNog:ENOG410PWIN;~InterPro:IPR029065,IPR036849,IPR013342,IPR013341, IPR029017;~PFAM:PF13378,PF02746), translating to MSTATLSIARIDVFQKALPYSGGTYTLSNNRTYTSFDATFVRITTNTGISGWGESTPFGSTYIAAHGLGVRAAITEIAPKLIGLDPRRVDRINDAMDEALLGHESAKAAIDIACWDVFGKAVGMPVCELLGGRTDVELPIISSIYVGEPEEMRRRVADHREKGYVGHSIKIDGGDPSVDAQRITACLKDKQPGEFFLVDGNCGLSVETVLRMLRLLPSDAGLDFVLEAPCATWRECVSLRRRTNVPIYFDELANSDVSIVQMIADDAVEGIGMKITKNGGLTRCRRQRDMCLAAGYTMSVQDTVGSDISFAAIVHMAQSVPERNLRCVLEDRDMVTVKTADGPFEVVGGRVTAPALPGLGITVRMDVLGEPVASYY from the coding sequence ATGTCCACCGCAACCCTAAGCATAGCCCGCATCGACGTCTTCCAAAAAGCCCTCCCCTACTCAGGCGGCACCTACACCCTCTCCAACAACCGCACCTACACCTCCTTCGACGCAACCTTCGTACGCATCACAACCAACACCGGAATCTCAGGCTGGGGCGAAAGCACCCCCTTCGGGTCCACCTACATCGCAGCACATGGGCTCGGGGTGCGCGCCGCCATTACCGAAATCGCACCAAAGCTCATCGGCCTAGATCCACGGCGCGTGGACCGCATTAACGATGCAATGGACGAGGCGCTGCTCGGCCATGAATCCGCCAAGGCCGCGATTGATATTGCGTGCTGGGACGTCTTTGGGAAGGCCGTTGGGATGCCTGTTTGTGAGTTGCTGGGTGGGCGGACGGATGTGGAACTCCCCATTATCTCATCTATCTATGTTGGTGAGCCTGAGGAGATGCGGCGGAGGGTTGCGGACCATAGGGAGAAGGGGTACGTGGGCCACTCGATCAAGATTGACGGGGGGGATCCTTCGGTGGACGCGCAGCGGATCACGGCTTGTTTGAAGGATAAGCAGCCTGGGGAGTTCTTTCTGGTTGATGGGAACTGCGGACTTAGCGTTGAGACTGTGTTGCGGATGCTGAGGCTTCTCCCGAGTGATGCGGGACTGGACTTTGTGCTTGAGGCGCCGTGTGCGACGTGGCGGGAGTGTGTATCCTTGCGGCGCCGAACGAACGTGCCGATTTATTTCGACGAACTTGCGAACTCGGATGTCTCGATTGTGCAGATGATTGCGGACGATGCTGTGGAGGGGATTGGGATGAAGATTACGAAGAACGGAGGGCTGACGCGGTGTCGAAGGCAGAGGGATATGTGTCTTGCGGCTGGGTATACGATGAGTGTGCAGGATACTGTGGGGTCTGATATCTCGTTTGCGGCGATCGTGCATATGGCGCAGTCGGTGCCGGAGAGGAATCTCAGGTGTGTTCTGGAGGATCGCGATATGGTTACGGTTAAGACGGCGGATGGGCCgtttgaggttgttgggggGAGGGTTACAGCGCCGGCTTTGCCTGGACTGGGGATTACGGTGCGCATGGATGTTCTTGGGGAGCCTGTGGCTAGTTATTATTGA